In Fervidobacterium nodosum Rt17-B1, one genomic interval encodes:
- a CDS encoding complex I 24 kDa subunit family protein has protein sequence MAVCEKHKELYEELDAYIDQVKDKPGILIGVLHKAQELFGWLPQEVQEHVAERLGVPISEVYGVVTFYNFFATKPKGKNQIKVCLGTACYVKGADRVMERFLEELGVKAEEVTEDGLFSVHPVRCLGACSMAPVVLVGEKDFYGKVTPDMVSKIIAAYRRGGSQ, from the coding sequence GTGGCCGTATGTGAAAAACACAAAGAACTTTACGAGGAGTTGGATGCTTACATTGACCAGGTAAAGGATAAACCTGGAATACTTATTGGTGTGCTCCATAAAGCACAAGAGCTCTTTGGCTGGTTACCGCAAGAAGTACAAGAACACGTTGCTGAAAGGTTAGGAGTACCAATATCAGAAGTGTATGGAGTTGTAACATTCTACAATTTCTTTGCTACAAAGCCAAAAGGCAAAAATCAAATTAAAGTTTGCCTTGGTACAGCGTGTTACGTTAAAGGTGCGGACAGAGTTATGGAAAGATTTTTGGAAGAGCTGGGAGTTAAAGCGGAAGAAGTAACAGAAGATGGTCTTTTCTCAGTTCATCCGGTGAGATGTCTTGGTGCTTGTAGTATGGCACCAGTTGTGCTTGTTGGTGAGAAAGATTTCTATGGTAAAGTAACGCCTGATATGGTAAGTAAAATTATAGCTGCTTACAGGAGGGGTGGGTCGC